From one Bombus affinis isolate iyBomAffi1 chromosome 9, iyBomAffi1.2, whole genome shotgun sequence genomic stretch:
- the LOC126920291 gene encoding uncharacterized protein LOC126920291, with translation RLVGVLDKIKTGLEYATDYLETAKDIADLVAKSLGGKQKERRGEDNRTKEKGSFGPSNVMSAFFRLFGLDSQKVTAIAVNSVIFLAQMISSLFNLKPPKENAGRSLEDETDASSWNPAKLITESKSERIQNLIEQAHDENLPVRLIEKLDGADSACIRLLVCKISPVIRATQNFLKNKAQCKSHRMTSWLPKRDEFEENSDECENTHTDCNLFS, from the exons CGACTCGTAGGTGTTCTCGACAAGATAAAGACAGGCTTGGAATATGCGACCGATTATCTGGAGACTGCAAAGGATATCGCTGATCTGGTTGCAAAAAGTTTAGGCGGTAAGCAGAAGGAAAGACGAGGAGAGGATAATAGAACAAAGGAGAAAGGAAGTTTCGGTCCTTCTAACGTTATGTCCGCGTTCTTCCGTCTTTTTGGACTGGATTCGCAGAAAGTTACAGCCATTGCTGTGAACAGCGTTATATTTCTTGCGCAAATG ATAAGTTCGTTGTTTAACTTGAAACCTCCGAAAGAAAATGCCGGCAGGAGTTTGGAAGACGAGACCGATGCTTCATCTTGGAATCCAGCTAAACTTATCACAGAGAGCAAGAGCGAGAGA ataCAAAACTTAATCGAGCAGGCTCATGATGAGAATCTACCGGTTCGACTGATCGAGAAACTGGATGGTGCTGATTCCGCGTGTATCAGATTGCTGGTATGCAAAATTTCACCGGTGATAAGGGCGACGCAGAATTTCCTAAAAAACAAAGCCCAATGTAAATCACATCGAATGACTTCGTGGTTGCCCAAAAGAGACGAGTTCGAGGAAAACAGCGATGAATGCGAAAACACGCATACCGATTGCAATTTATTTTCCTAG
- the LOC126920292 gene encoding uncharacterized protein LOC126920292, producing MNTGVIPFLLICLCLKVTLANRTSFYTQEVYCLSELPMSELIQIKSSLANEEDVVEEDVQAEEISSRTFSSSLPVAQPLKRMNKKPMRRYEDYHEEKGKDTKISKIFQLSVTALSFLAFGGYLLTLIITAIRQNAMGNTGNGNIIVLSNLQGLQNYNRPKRNSRMHDASENDSEIEKLYQGMILLSKSYTMYNIN from the exons ATGAATACCGGCGTGATACCGTTTCTATTGATATGTCTCTGCTTGAAAGTTACATTGGCAAATCGGACATCGTTTTATACGCAGGAAGTTTATTGTTTGAGCGAACTACCAATGAGTGAATTAATTCAAATAAAGTCCTCGCTCGCGAATGAAGAAG ATGTTGTCGAGGAAGATGTACAAGCCGAAGAGATATCGAGTAGAACATTTTCGTCATCATTGCCCGTTGCACAGCCTTTGAAAAGAATGAACAAAAAACCAATGAGACGGTACGAAGATTATCacgaagaaaaagggaaagatacgaaaatttcaaagatattccaATTGTCAGTCACAGCGCTTTCGTTTCTTGCTTTCGGTGGCTATCTGCTTACTCTTATAATAACAGCAATTCGTCAAAACGCAATGGGAAACACGGGCAATGGAAACATTATAGTGCTCTCA AACCTGCAGGGTTTGCAAAACTATAATCGTCCAAAAAGAAACTCCCGTATGCACGATGCGTCAGAGAATGATTCCGAAATCGAGAAGCTGTACCAGGGAATGATCCTGCTGTCAAAATCTTATACAATGTACAATATTAACTGA
- the LOC126920284 gene encoding H2.0-like homeobox protein, which produces MNEVKTRVVDTNCSKQLKFGVERILSDEISSKKTDVLRPLPVQFSTVRCPCPGGCVRCEALRICPPFSYVQTAISGNYASTNHGNGVVENYTSIYRPAPLRPVPRVPISSASTPTNQSETNTRRKRSWSRAVFSSLQRKGLERRFSLQKYITKPDRRQLAATLGLTDAQVKVWFQNRRMKWRHTKESENTALSNSDSQKESSRKLAKDDTKSATTEKTVSDDEEDVEIEVDV; this is translated from the exons ATGAACGAAGTGAAAACCCGCGTTGTGGATACGAATTGTTCGAAGCAATTGAAGTTTGGAGTAGAACGTATATTGTCggatgaaatttcgtcgaaGAAAACAG ATGTACTAAGGCCGCTTCCGGTACAATTTTCCACGGTGCGGTGTCCTTGTCCTGGAGGTTGCGTCAGGTGCGAAGCCCTACGAATTTGCCCTCCATTTTCTTACGTTCAAACTGCGATTTCCGGAAACTACGCAAGTACCAACCATGGAAACGGAGTAGTCGAAAATTATACCAGTATTTATCGACCGGCTCCACTTCGACCTGTTCCCAGAG TACCGATATCGTCTGCCTCGACACCGACCAATCAATCAGAGACCAATACCAGAAGAAAAAGATCTTGGTCGAGGGCTGTGTTCAGTTCTTTGCAACGAAAAGGTTTGGAAAGAAGATTTTCTCTGCAAAAGTACATCACGAAACCGGACAGGCGGCAACTTGCTGCTACTTTAGGCTTGACAGACGCACaa GTAAAAGTCTggtttcaaaatcgacgaatgaaatGGCGGCATACGAAAGAGAGCGAAAACACCGCTTTGTCGAACTCCGATTCCCAGAAGGAATCGTCTAGAAAATTAGCGAAGGATGATACAAAGAGTGCAACGACTGAAAAGACTGTTTCGGATGACGAAGAGGATGTGGAGATCGAAGTTGATGTGTGA
- the LOC126920269 gene encoding LOW QUALITY PROTEIN: uncharacterized protein PF3D7_1120000-like (The sequence of the model RefSeq protein was modified relative to this genomic sequence to represent the inferred CDS: inserted 2 bases in 1 codon) has product MSISQESAATIVCKEIFDGTSHPSDEEVLEYARRLGIDPETEPHLLNLAREGLMAALPKGWLPCFHETSGAWYYYQASTGITTWQHPLDAVYKEMVEQARAGNAKPDNTRQISVEEDSKTTAKDFESHEEATLPKESSPSKESVKQSVKTIPPPTRIPTKLTPLKKLDKIDGARKKDTMGQDKQLYRREDSKIDNPLATNRAARDYTNLKFQDPRFYECPKLLETIASTATTSTTAVTTPKQEIDLKEVLKRSESLSPRHEKDWEQLSSRFSSEENIIDIDKLSITTLARSEKSEKFDKEKHPSQFGQQKELTLSGGGTMFLKSNRSRDTTPSHEGAKLDDFRTMQIPDESSNVGGDKLKSILREKQSEDDDRPVDEERKSVRFDIEKELDIRFTYSRSEDDSESESEEQEAQMFAMFSNRDTDWIPSSQKTNCQRFNEEAKENSEDKIDEGIRKSSSLEKIEGSKKNGKVVGKRFVVRNVSENEHRKKFVPQNVSDKEHRMQMTRDSLSGESLSRESSLDYTYTNKFNKIRNIDLVSKSETTDYSDSEARRKYKSKVDFLRNEQTDDDDTSDVPRVYRELDLVEKQRNEVAGKQEQGRNSKSETDYSDIDARRKNKSKVDFSRNEQTDDDDTSDFPKFYRDAGGKQEQDKNLEETKIRLSQEHEKDIEALRKEYKDKLEQMKKELEENFVEQKKQLEKNMNDKLEESRRKMVEKEEREIQKLIAEMDEAKLENLRKVKAELEVCYEKERQEILANLKTELDERKGELLELRNQEIGKLENEHERDLDEEKLAKLNEIKLTKQHSARIKAMKTELDQKFDELRSQVREQQRENISKITEEHEQRLVEIVRDFRINEDRTRKMYKQHLEEIRADFSREVEKEARKQTGRAIHQESIEFEKMRCEKRLLQDKYMALKEKYMKLKNEVRSAIERRSRRKEGYTTASETERSTSTRTRTDVTESSEQNTPLRNTHSSSATTNTKAHETQTTMNEQSEELHDPNEPNVQKANSGFQKSTATSNAKNVRFQPDDTSIASETNANTTTMKKNISKKVTSTAKPTATTGNNNNNNNNNLENPVENIRKQLEKLEDLGDQLPSNETAYTLRYPFQDKAPANASSELEFFRHRIHVERDSVKRAREALRHQENVFQGRQRAWKQRSVRATLEQLVQEERELSDMEVNLHRTKSLLGEKVIQLRHLEQSLERVVNAKTNENEATTTKNEELTLSDMSSVSSGISSTDLGTDTFIDKPDHYQESTEIIASLENLNSEIREIWGVLNKRQDTNIPPPPTLMYSYLRWLRFHHLTAESNNIQGTFGTPNIQSNILSQLTVTQPPTPNTQNIIAQYGPNSGFTTSVCTVEKNSSNLMERTWNLRDWLRQTCVESTDXSPGRTTL; this is encoded by the exons ATGAGTATTTCTCAGGAAAGCGCAGCCACAATCGTGTGCAAGGAGATCTTCGACGGCACCTCGCATCCGTCAGACGAAG AGGTGCTCGAATATGCGAGGCGCTTGGGAATCGATCCGGAAACAGAACCACACCTCTTGAATTTGGCTCGGGAGGGCCTGATGGCGGCCCTCCCGAAGGGATGGTTACCATGCTTCCATGAAACCAGCGGCGCTTGGTACTACTATCAGGCTTCCACTGGAATCACCACCTGGCAACATCCTCTGGACGCAGTCTATAAGGAGATGGTCGAGCAGGCCAGGGCTGGCAATGCTAAACCTGATAACACCAGGCAAATCAGCGTTG AAGAGGACTCGAAAACAACAGCGAAGGATTTCGAGTCTCACGAGGAAGCAACTCTGCCCAAGGAATCATCTCCGTCGAAGGAATCTGTAAAACAATCTGTCAAAACCATTCCCCCACCTACCAGGATCCCTACCAAGTTGACACCTCTGAAAAAATTGGATAAAATTGATGGTGCAAGGAAGAAGGATACCATGGGCCAAGACAAACAACTGTATAGACGAGAAGACTCGAAAATAGATAATCCTCTGGCAACTAACAGAGCCGCCAGGGATTACACCAACCTCAAATTTCAAGATCCGAGGTTCTACGAGTGCCCTAAGCTTCTAGAAACAATCGCATCAACCGCAACCACCAGTACGACCGCAGTTACTACGCCAAAGCAGGAGATAGATTTAAAAGAAGTACTAAAGAGATCGGAATCTCTTAGTCCGAGGCACGAGAAAGACTGGGAACAGTTGTCCAGCAGATTTAGTTCCGAAGAGAACATTATAGATATCGATAAACTCAGTATCACCACGCTGGCCAGATCGGAGAAGTCTGAAAAGTTTGATAAGGAGAAGCACCCGAGTCAGTTTGGTCAACAAAAGGAACTCACTCTAAGTGGCGGAGGGACTATGTTTCTGAAGAGCAACAGAAGCAGGGACACTACACCCAGTCACGAAGGCGCTAAACTCGATGATTTCAGGACCATGCAGATCCCAGACGAGAGCAGCAACGTCGGTGGAGACAAGTTGAAATCGATTCTCAGAGAAAAACAATCAGAGGATG ACGACAGACCAGTGGACGAAGAGCGGAAAAGCGTACGCTTCGATATAGAAAAGGAATTGGACATCAGGTTCACCTATTCCAGATCCGAAGACGATTCGGAGTCCGAGTCCGAGGAACAGGAGGCTCAGATGTTCGCGATGTTTTCTAACCGAGATACCGATTGGATTCCTTCGTCGCAAAAGACAAATTGTCAAAGATTTAACGAGGAAGCCAAAGAGAATTCCGAAGACAAAATCGATGAGGGTATCAGGAAGAGTTCGTCGTTAGAGAAAATCGAAGGATCGAAGAAAAATGGGAAAGTCGTGGGCAAGAGGTTCGTAGTTCGGAACGTTTCCGAGAACGAGCATCGCAAAAAATTTGTCCCGCAGAACGTTTCTGACAAGGAGCACCGTATGCAAATGACGAGGGATAGTTTATCCGGAGAAAGTTTATCTAGGGAGAGCAGCCTGGATTACACGTACACCAATAAATTTAACAAAATCAGAAACATCGATCTGGTCTCGAAAAGCGAGACCACCGATTACAGCGACTCCGAAGCGCGCCGAAAGTACAAATCGAAGGTGGATTTCTTACGAAACGAACAGACCGACGACGATGATACCTCGGACGTTCCTAGAGTCTATCGCGAACTCGATCTCGTAGAGAAGCAACGCAACGAGGTTGCTGGGAAACAGGAACAAGGCAGAAACTCGAAAAGCGAAACCGATTACAGTGACATAGACGCGCGCCGAAAGAACAAATCAAAAGTAGATTTCTCGCGAAACGAGCAGACCGATGACGATGATACCTCAGACTTTCCTAAGTTTTATCGTGATGCTGGAGGAAAACAGGAGCAGGACAAGAATCTGGAGGAAACGAAAATAAGGTTGAGTCAAGAACACGAAAAGGACATCGAAGCCTTGCGAAAAGAGTACAAAGATAAATTAGAGCAAATGAAGAAAGAGTTGGAGGAAAATTTCGTGGAGCAGAAAAAGCAGCTAGAGAAAAACATGAACGACAAGTTAGAAGAATCGAGGCGGAAGATGGTTGAAAag GAGGAACGGGAGATTCAAAAATTAATTGCTGAAATGGACGAGGCTAAACTGGAGAACTTGAGGAAGGTAAAGGCCGAATTGGAAGTCTGCTACGAAAAGGAGAGACAGGAAATTTTGGCCAATCTGAAGACAGAACTCGACGAGAGAAAGGGTGAGCTGCTGGAACTACGGAACCAAGAAATAGGAAAGTTGGAGAACGAACACGAACGTGATCTAGACGAGGAGAAACTCGCGAAACTTAACGAGATCAAACTGACGAAACAACACTCTGCGAGAATTAAAGCCATGAAGACGGAATTGGACCAGAAATTTGACGAATTACGCTCTCAGGTACGGGAGCAGCAGAGGGAGAATATTTCGAAAATCACGGAGGAGCACGAGCAACGTCTGGTTGAAATTGTACGCGATTTTAGAATCAAC GAGGATCGCACTCGCAAGATGTATAAGCAACATTTGGAGGAGATTCGTGCCGATTTTTCACGCGAAGTAGAAAAAGAAGCGAGGAAACAGACAGGAAGAGCTATTCACCAAGAGAGCATCGAATTCGAGAAAATGCGTTGCGAAAAGCGACTGCTTCAAGACAAATATATGGCGTTGAAGgagaaatatatgaaattaaagAACGAGGTTCGTTCGGCTATCGAgaggaggagcagaaggaaggAGGGGTACACCACGGCTTCTGAAACCGAAAGGTCAACGTCAACGAGAACGAGAACCGACGTAACCGAGTCATCGGAACAAAA TACTCCACTACGAAACACGCACTCGAGCTCGGCGACGACGAACACTAAAGCGCACGAGACTCAGACGACCATGAACGAGCAGTCGGAAGAATTACACGATCCGAACGAACCGAACGTTCAGAAGGCGAACTCGGGGTTTCAGAAGAGCACAGCTACGTCGAACGCGAAGAACGTGAGATTCCAACCTGACGACACGAGCATCGCCAGCGAGACGAACGCGAACACGACCACCATGAAGAAGAACATCAGCAAGAAAGTAACCAGCACCGCGAAACCCACCGCTACCACCGGAAAcaacaataataacaataataataacctCGAGAATCCGGTCGAGAACATCAGGAAACAATTGGAAAAGCTCGAGGATCTCGGTGATCAATTGCCAAGCAACGAAACGGCCTATACATTGCGATATCCTTTCCAAGACAAAG CGCCGGCGAATGCCTCTTCGGAGCTGGAGTTCTTTCGGCACCGAATTCACGTCGAAAGGGATTCAGTGAAGAGAGCACGGGAGGCGCTTCGACACCAGGAGAACGTATTCCAGGGACGGCAGAGGGCTTGGAAGCAACGTAGCGTCCGAGCAACCCTCGAACAATTAGTTCAG GAGGAACGCGAACTCTCGGACATGGAAGTGAACTTGCATCGAACTAAAAGCCTTCTGGGTGAGAAAGTGATCCAATTAAGGCACTTGGAGCAATCTCTGGAGAGAGTGGTTAATGCTAAAACCAACGAAAATGAGGCGACTACGACGAAAAACGAAGAACTGACGTTGAGCGATATGTCTAGCGTGAGCAGTGGTATCAGTTCAACCGATTTGGGAACGGACACGTTTATAG ACAAACCGGATCACTACCAGGAGTCGACGGAAATCATCGCAAGCCTGGAAAACCTAAACTCGGAAATACGTGAGATCTGGGGCGTGCTGAATAAACGCCAGGATACTAATATACCACCGCCGCCGACTTTGATGTATTCTTATTTGCGATGGCTACGTTTCCACCACCTTACAGCCGAATCGAACAATATACAAG GAACATTCGGTACGCCGAATATTCAGTCAAACATCTTGTCTCAGTTAACTGTAACGCAACCACCGACACCCAACACGCAAAACATCATCGCCCAATATGGTCCTAATAGCGGTTTCACTACCAGCGTTTGTACCGTTGAGAAGAACTCTTCGAACCTGATGGAGAGAACGTGGAATCTACGGGATTGGCTGCGACAAACTTGCGTCGAGAGCACAGA CAGCCCAGGTCGAACGACACTCTAA
- the LOC126920289 gene encoding LOW QUALITY PROTEIN: probable cytochrome P450 12a5, mitochondrial (The sequence of the model RefSeq protein was modified relative to this genomic sequence to represent the inferred CDS: inserted 2 bases in 1 codon), with the protein MQRLLSRLMSISRQYSVMKVSKPLGASESQKCLNIDTSDLLCKYFXENTVLVRLSIFFSILAASMTQSQAASVVNESLRADAIPLLDQTAAEVSTTTFEVTTSKIESQIIGDKTPLPFEEIPGPAILKIWEKYWKYVPLLGTQVLSSLLINRFTQGRLTWNRNVTPLKYLFNEYGCIVRINGPLSGDIVMIHRPEHIAEVLKQEGDTPIRSGIDILQHYRLNYRKYRLAGPFSMQGTEWLEVREKVEQIFGQIAPSFFGKIDTICDEVITRIYKIRNRQNEVPASFHEDMIRWAMECFYDVTFNKRLGFLESPGYNPTSETSRIINALLTAHKYMSRCETGFQVWRFFLTPFAKKLFEACDVLDNVIGKYVRQAQGKLRIHKSHAEKSLMAEDSSPVLEKLLVNEGIHPDDICTLLMDMIILGVQATANSEAFILYNLAKNPRTQRRLYDEITSVLPNNDAPFTERTLKNMPYLKACIQETLRLHPAIPYITRLLPKTIHLHGYTIPKGTFVIMANQITSQREENFEDPLKFRPERWLSNCAKEDTDFNYLPFGYGVRSCLGKNMAEIKMMLLTAKLVRQFRVEYDYADIKSSFMMVNVPNKPLRFRFVNRY; encoded by the exons ATGCAACGATTATTATCACGTTTAATGTCGATTTCTCGACAATATTCGGTGATGAAGGTGTCGAAACCTCTGGGAGCAAGCGAGAGTCAGAAATGTCTCAATATTGACACTTCCGATCTTCTCTGTAAGTATTT TGAAAATACTGTCCTCGTTAGGTTATCAATATTTTTCTCCATTTTAGCTGCATCCATGACTCAGTCACAAGCAGCTTCTGTCGTCAACGAGTCTTTACGCGCAGATGCGATTCCTCTGCTGGATCAAACGGCCGCAGAGGTTTCAACTACTACGTTCGAGGTGACCACATCTAAGATCGAGTCGCAGATTATCGGTGATAAGACGCCATTGCCATTCGAAGAGATCCCTGGACCGGCGATTTTGAAGATCTGGGAGAAATATTGGAAATACGTGCCGCTCCTCGGTACGCAAGTGCTTTCCAGTCTGCTAATCAACAGATTCACCCAGG GACGACTGACGTGGAATCGCAATGTAACACccttaaaatatttattcaacgAATACGGTTGTATCGTAAGAATTAATGGACCTCTTTCAGGAGACATTGTCATGATTCACAG ACCCGAACACATAGCAGAGGTCCTTAAGCAGGAAGGCGATACGCCTATAAGAAGCGGAATCGATATTCTACAACATTATCGACTGAACTATCGTAAATATCGTCTTGCAGGGCCGTTTTCTAT GCAAGGTACGGAATGGTTAGAAGTGAGAGAAAAAGTGGAGCAAATATTCGGTCAAATTGCCCCAAGCTTTTTTGGGAAGATCGATACGATTTGCGACGAAGTTATTACTAGGATATACAAAATACGTAACAGACAAAATGAA GTGCCTGCTAGTTTCCACGAGGACATGATTCGCTGGGCTATGGAATGTTTTTACGACGTAACATTCAACAAGCGTCTCGGCTTTTTGGAGTCACCAGGCTACAATCCGACGTCCGAAACGTCAAGAATTATTAACGCCTTGTTAACAGCTCACAAGTACATGAGCCGCTGTGAAACTGGCTTTCAAGTGTGGCGATTTTTCTTGACTCCATTCGCTAAGAAGCTCTTCGAAGCTTGTGACGTGCTCGATAA TGTCATAGGAAAATATGTCCGCCAAGCTCAAGGTAAACTTCGAATTCACAAATCCCATGCAGAGAAAAGTTTAATGGCTGAGGATAGTTCACCCGTTTTGGAAAAGCTTCTCGTGAACGAAGGTATTCATCCAGACGACATTTGTACGTTGCTGATGGATATGATCATTTTAGGTGTTCAAGCG ACGGCGAACTCCGAGGCGTTCATATTATATAATTTGGCAAAGAATCCACGGACTCAAAGAAGACTCTACGATGAAATTACTTCTGTTTTGCCAAATAACGATGCTCCTTTCACGGAAAGAACATTGAAAAATATGCCATATCTGAAAGCTTGTATTCAAGAAACTTTAAG ATTACACCCTGCTATCCCCTACATCACTAGACTGTTaccaaaaaccatacatcttcaTGGATATACGATACCTAAAGGG ACATTTGTCATAATGGCAAATCAAATTACTTCGCAACGCGAGGAGAACTTCGAGGATCCGTTAAAATTCCGGCCAGAAAGATGGTTGTCTAATTGTGCAAAAGAAGATACAGACTTCAACTATTTACCATTCGGATATGGTGTGAGATCATGTTTAGGGAAAAATATGGCTGAAATAAAAATGATGCTATTGACAGCAAAG CTTGTACGACAATTCAGAGTTGAATATGATTATGCTGACATCAAAAGCAGTTTTATGATGGTGAATGTACCCAATAAGCCACTTCGTTTCCGTTTCGTGAATAGATATTAG
- the LOC126920277 gene encoding uncharacterized protein LOC126920277 isoform X2, with protein MFRNVAPKTAIAFTQFILGLSCCWPLSSTATKFQILCFKILRSVLFLNALLLFCPLLYAIYVHRYDTVMFCKAVSLALAVLQVLLHSFYCFNQYDRYQRLIEEMKSCCKEANSYERQVFQRYVDKYAVYYAASAAWFYWCGAIVPIGTFFLPDPFPTNAEYPFPVDFEPVRSIIFLQQSLVGMQCSSLLCTNIFCALLLLFAAARFEILMTEIRAANSVKSLIKCVKKYYTRKRYAEEVANTARYTTLITLCICGVESVFAGIIFIGRQPFTLKLQFVTVSVTVLLAVFMCAWPADNLIDVSENTMRAVYQSKWYEQSLRTQKFILFMMIPQSPVILRIKCFIPAFSLNYYCSFITNVLSMFTALRVVMYQDED; from the exons TTTATCCTGGGATTGTCCTGTTGTTGGCCGCTTTCATCGACAGCTACAAAGTTTCAAATACTTTGCTTCAAAATCTTGAGATCCGTGTTATTTCTCAATGCACTTTTACTCTTTTGTCCTTTGTTGTATGCGATATATGTGCACCGCTATGATACAGTAATGTTTTGCAAAGCAGTTTCTTTGGCACTTGCTGTTTTACAAGTACTTCTGCATTCCTTCTACTGTTTCAATCAGTATGATCGATATCAG CGATTAATCGAAGAGATGAAATCTTGTTGTAAGGAAGCAAATTCATACGAGAGACAGGTCTTCCAACGATACGTGGACAAATACGCCGTATACTACGCGGCATCTGCAGCTTGGTTTTATTGGTGCGGTGCAATTGTTCCCATCGGAACGTTCTTCTTACCCGATCCCTTTCCAACGAATGCAGAATATCCGTTCCCAGTTGATTTTGAACCCGTGAGGAGCATAATTTTCTTGCAACAATCGCTCGTTGGTATGCAGTGCTCGTCACTTCTGTGCACTAATATATTTTGCGCGTTACTGTTGCTCTTCGCTGCGGCGCgcttcgaaattttaatgaccGAAATACGTGCCGCTAACAGTGTTAAATCATTGATAAAATgcgtaaaaaaatattatactcGGAAAAG ATACGCAGAAGAAGTGGCGAATACAGCTCGATATACAACTCTGATTACGCTATGTATCTGTGGCGTAGAAAGCGTATTTGCTGGCATCATTTTTATCGGA CGACAGCCATTTACTCTGAAACTTCAATTTGTTACCGTATCTGTAACTGTGCTACTGGCGGTATTCATGTGTGCGTGGCCAGCTGACAACTTAATAGATGTA AGTGAAAATACTATGCGAGCGGTTTACCAATCTAAATGGTATGAACAGTCTCTAAGGAcgcaaaaatttatattattcatgATGATTCCACAATCTCCGGTGATCTTAAGAATCAAGTGTTTCATTCCAGCTTTCTCACTGAACTATTATTGCTCG TTCATCACAAACGTGCTTTCTATGTTTACGGCTCTACGAGTTGTTATGTATCAAGATGAAGATTGA